The following DNA comes from Camelus dromedarius isolate mCamDro1 chromosome 6, mCamDro1.pat, whole genome shotgun sequence.
CTTCCCTTTAGAAACAAGTATCCATCCACTTTCCCCAGCATCCATCCTGACCAGCAAGACAGTCAGAGCCACGCCCACCTAACCCCACAGAAACCATCTCTGTTCCGTCATCCATGAGCTCTGGAGGCTGATTCAATGGGCACCTTCAGTCAGCATCCCTTTTGGCTTTTCTGGAGTTGACCCTGAACACTGCCCTCTCCGGATCAATCATCTTCATTCACTTTTCCAAACTCTTTGTGCATCCTCCCAGATTCCATACTcagcctcttccctttccctcaccCTCCGTGCTCTCCTCAAGGTGGCTTCACTGATGACCGCCTAGGCAGCATGCCCCACCCCATCATGTATCTCCAGCCCAGACTTCCCTTCTGAGTAGTGCCTCTCAACGACTTCATTTGGGCATCACCTCGGATGCCAGACAGACATCTCAAGGGCAGGAGCATCTCACTGATGACACAACTCAAGCTTCTCACAATGTGCCCTGCAGGCAGCAGGTACTCAAGAATGCTGAGGCAGTGAAAGTGTCTCTTTGGGCCTTTCACTCAGCTTTCAGCAACTTCCAACGCCTAACTTTCCAGGCCTCTCACTCAAGAAGACTGTGATCGTCAGGCTCACTCACACCATCATAGCTTTCATCTGTTACACCTCCCTGCAACAGGGAGGAGCAGCGCCTCTCTCATGCCCGCCCAGCCCTCAGCATCCTTCACCTCTGTCCCTCCTCTGTTCCCACATACAATTGGCTCAGACCCCTCAGACAGCACCCAGGCCTAGGCTTTGCCCATCCACCAGGAAAGACTGCTCAAACTTCACTGTAAGTTCCAAGGAAAAAGGGGGTTTTGTCTCCGTCCCCATCCCTGTTCCCCACTTCCCTTTACATCATACGAATGCCAAGCCCACAGCCAGAGACAGCccagactttaaaataacaattggatcccagactttaaaataacaattcgtggtggggtgggtatagctcagtggtagcatacatgaggtcctgggttcaatccccagtacctccatctaaaaaaattttttaataaaataaagtaacaacTCATGCTTACTGACTGCCCAGTATTGTGCCAATCGTCCTCCCAGCTGTTATCTAATGTAATCCTCACCACGTGACCACAGGTAATCTGTCAGTTAGAATGGGCCTGGCTGAAAGGACCTTAAACACAAAGACATTCTATTACCCAGCATAACTGAACTTCAGAGGGAGGGGGGCTCCAGGCAGAGCACAATTTGCTCCATTACATCATCAAGGTTTCCAGTTCTGTGTGTCTGCGGTCATCCTGGTCAGTCAGGCACTGACACTGGTGGTTCCTCTCATTGTCCTCAGATGGCTCCAGGGGCAAGGGGCACCACAGGTCCCCCCATCACATCACAGGAGACAGATGGAGTGGGGAGTCCGCCCCCCCAAGTGGGATAGAAATCCTTTCCTGACACCCTATTAAACCAATAGTCACATGTTTAGTCCCAAACCTGGAAACAGTCCTATGTGTATGCCCTAACTGGCTTAAACCCATCAAAACTCCCCCTTTGGAGTTTGGCTGTAGTCCATCATGCTGGGGAGAGTTCCAAATGTGCATTTGGCATCCAGGAAAGTTCTGGAATGGAGATTTAGGAAGCCTTACTACTCAATTTATTCATGACTGGTGGGACCTCGGGATCCTTTGCTCCCAGAAATACTCCCCAATCCCACCCACAAAAGGCTGGCAGGCAATCAGGGACCATGCCTGAGCACTCACCTCACCAAGCTGCTAGGGTGGGACCACGTTCTGCCTCCATCCAGACTCCcagctttctcctctcttcttttgTCTACCTTTTTAGGTCCAAAAGGACCCTGGGGCTGCTAGGAGGGTCCCTTCTTTTCTAGAAGCCCTTGTTTTTATTTAACCCAGAGCAACCTGCCCAGGCTCCAGGTGTCAGAGAAGCAGTTTGTGAAGGAGATATCAGCTCATCCCGGTTGCCCGGATCTCTGGACCCACCCAGAAACCCTGCCTGGGCTGGAGAAGCTCACCCAAAGGAAGGGACAGGACATCAAAGGCTTTGCTCATTGGGGCACTTATTTTACTGGCTCTTTGCTCACAGACCACTTTCTTACATCCAGGAGTTGGATGTTTCTCAGCCACATGCCTAGAAGGCCTTCAAGGGACAAGACTGGACCACAAATTCAACCTTGTGTCAATTCTCTTCACCCACTTTTCTCACCAATGCCCAAGCCAAAAACTTCCCCTCACATCAACTGCCCAGGGGAGAGCAACCCTTTACTACTGAGGTTGAAATCTAGTGGTGTCTGCAGCAACCAACCAACTGGTAAGGGCAAGCCCGAGAAGTTCTAAGAGAGGCAGTCCTCACTCTCCTTGTGGGGCAGAGACAGCTCGGAGCTGCTGGAAGTGGGGGGAAGGCCAGGTTGTGCGTGGTCAGGGGCTGACTCCGGACCCGCTGCAGCATCTCTTGGCCTGCAGAGAGAGTGCCTTGGTGACACAGGGCTCATGACTGGGACCCCAGAGCAGCCGAGCTCCCCAAGGGGACATTGAAAGGTGTGACCCCAGCCCGGGCCTTCCCAGCTGCCCCATCCACATCTCCCCACTGCCTTCCCATAACTCCCAAGTGCCCTGGCTCAAATGTTTGGGGCGCACATGGATTCCCAGCTGAGCAAGTGATCCTGGAGGTAACCGAGATGCCAGCAAACCCAACAGCAAGTCCTCCACCGCAGTCCAGCCAAGGACACCCACCTCGGGCCTGGTTGTAGGAGTCCCAGCTCCCGATACTCCGAATCACGTGGAACAGCCACTGCCTCCCCTCCAAAGGTCCGACAACAAGGACGCGTGTCAGGCTGGTAGTGGTGAACCCCATCTTCAGCTGAATGAAGGTTTGGCTGTGCATCTCGATGCGGTGGAGGTTGGCGTCCAGGCGGCCTGCGAGGAGGGATGCAGATGTAAAGGACCACAGCGCGAGGGGGTAGGGGAGGCATGGAATGGGTGGGGGTGATGATAGGGACCTGGAACAGACGGctggggatgggaaaggagggagggcatGAGGGCGTGATCAAGGACCACTCACCAAAGATGAactcctcctgctcctcttctATGTAAAATTCTAAAGGAAAGTTCAAGTTTTCAGGAAAGACCCACCATGGCTTGATCTCCATGTCCTTAACCTCTCCTACCAGCTGCTGAATAGGGGCAAGTTCAAGCAACTTATCAGAACAGGGCTTAAAAGCAATCAGGAAAGGCCAAGGGTCTGTGCTAAATATAAACATCTAAACATCTCCACCCTAGGGCAGGAGGGCCTATCCCTATAGCGTTTCAAGAAAATCCATTCCAAGAAACTGTCTACCCTACGCTAATCCCTTCATGGCCAACTGGATTATCTGATGAGTGTTTGCAGCCCTGATGCCCAGGAATTCAAAATTATAGTTATTCTAGTTTGAAAAGATCTTGGAGCAGATCTTGGGCATGAACCAAGGGAGGGCTGAGGGATGGAAGGTCCCAGGGCAGGATTTTCCAAATCGGCGTCCCTAGATTTGGACAGGTACTGTTTCCATCTGCTTGCACAGCTATAAGGAAATATCATAGACaggtggcttgtaaacaacaagcatttatcTCCCCCAGTTCTGAAGGCTGTGAAGTCCAAGATTATGGCACCAGCAGAGCTTCCTGGTTCACTGATGACCTTCTTCTGGCTGTGTCCTAACACGGCTGGAAGGGCAGGcaagctctctggggcctcttccaGGACATTCAGCACTGGCATAAAGAGACCTCCCAAAGCCCTCATCTCTAACACCATCACCTTGGGGGGTTTGGAATTCAACACGTGAGTTTCAGGAGGTTACACCAGCCTTCAGACCACAGCAGGGCCACCAGCTGGCCTCAGCTATTCATGTGTAGTCAGACAAGGTAGGCTTGTTAGGGTCCTGCgtggagaaagaggaaacagcatgagaacaCAGAGCTTCTTGGTAGGACGGGTTGCAGGGAGCCTATTACCGGATTTGGCTGGATGACTCTAAGGAGGATTTAGAGAAGCAGAGACCAGTTTTGTAAAAATGGAGCAATCTGTGGTTATCTTGCCAATTTGTATCCAGGAGGCAAGGAGATGAATGTGGTCTTGACTGCAGAGCTTCACTGTCCCTGTCTGGTTTCAAACCTATTTACAGAGTATATTGGTCTTTCTACATCTGGTTCCATCATAATCAATGAGTGGCCTTGACTGGTTAAAATATTCCACAAGACAGCATGGAAGGAAGAGGAGGTTTATGTTTGATACGGAATATCAGAGTTTATCTGCCAGCTTCCTGCCACAAGCTCCTGGTACAGTTTCCCCACTTTTCAGTCTGCCTTTTTGcccaaagacaaaagacaaaggaCATTCATCTTCAGAGTTCAGACCCCCACCATCCCATTGTCAGAATCCATTTATCACAATGTTTTCTGTAGAACTCGGTCTTCACCTGCACCCCAGTTACTCTCTTCCATGCCTTTGATTGCAAGACAAGatgttaaaacatttaaaacagacCATgactcagggggagggtatagctcagtggtagagtgtgtgcttagcatgtgcaagatcctgggttcaatccccagtacctccattaaaaataaataagataaaataaataaataaatgaacctaattactatcccccacaaaaacaaaacaaaaattaaaacaaaacaaagaccatGACTGCACAGGGGCACTTAACAGCGGACAAGACATATGCACCAACTACTAGGTAATTACTAGAGGCAGTCATTGTTCATCCTATTAATAAGCTGCAAAGGAATGAACCTAGATTTCAAAACCAGGCCATGAAATCAAATGTCCATCCCACCTGAATCTGTTCTAGAAAGCCAGGTAGTCTTTTCTTTTAACCAATCACCGATGGTTCTACCTGGCCAGTAGTGTTTTAGGTAGTAGCAAGCAGTGTTTGCTGTGAAATTAAGTTCTTAGCTCCAAGAAGAAACCAAAGGCTGTGTAAAGATCCATAATCACCATGGAACTAATTTAAACTAATTTGTTGGACCTTGAGAATGGAGATAGTGTCAGCCGTGACTTCTGCTGGGGTCAGAGACAAATTCTGGGGCACTGTTTCTAGTGGGATTATTCCTATTGAAGTCAGAGCATCTGGAGTACAGGGGCAGGGGGAGTCcactatctggccagacctcctGGGGGCTCTACTAAATAGTCCGCTCTCCCCTATTTTTAGGTCTCTGAGTATCTTTTTCAGAGAAACAGTTTCCTATAGGAGTAGGTGTTTTCAATATTGGAAAGTCTCTAAAAGTTACTC
Coding sequences within:
- the KHDC1L gene encoding putative KHDC1-like protein, whose product is MEIKPWWVFPENLNFPLEFYIEEEQEEFIFGRLDANLHRIEMHSQTFIQLKMGFTTTSLTRVLVVGPLEGRQWLFHVIRSIGSWDSYNQARGQEMLQRVRSQPLTTHNLAFPPLPAAPSCLCPTRRPSEDNERNHQCQCLTDQDDRRHTELETLMM